Proteins encoded within one genomic window of Flavobacterium gilvum:
- the glmM gene encoding phosphoglucosamine mutase, with product MTLIKSISGIRGTIGGKVGDNLTPVDAVKFASAYGTWLKTYSKKENLTVVVGRDARISGPMIHNLVINTLIGLGIDVIDLGLSTTPTVEVAVPLEKADGGIILTASHNPKQWNALKLLNEKGEFLSGAAGEKILEIAEAEAFDFADVDSLGQITVNDAYMDIHIDEVLNLPLVDIEAVKAAKFKVVVDGVNSSGGIIIPKLLELMGVEVVKLYCEPNGHFPHNPEPLKEHLTDISELVVKEKAHFGIVVDPDVDRLAFISEDGEMFGEEYTLVAVADYVLSKTPGNTVSNMSSSRALRDVTNKHNGSYEASAVGEVNVVELMKKNNAIIGGEGNGGIIYPESHYGRDSMVGVALFLTHLANKKMSVSALRASYPEYYMSKNKIELTPQIDVDAILVAMTEKYKNEDITTIDGVKIDFAENWVHLRKSNTEPIIRIYTEAATQQLADDLALRIIDEIKAVAGI from the coding sequence ATGACTTTAATAAAATCAATATCCGGAATTCGAGGAACGATAGGAGGAAAAGTAGGGGATAATCTGACTCCGGTAGATGCCGTAAAATTTGCTTCAGCCTATGGAACTTGGCTTAAAACGTATTCAAAAAAAGAAAACCTAACAGTTGTTGTAGGTCGTGATGCCCGCATTTCTGGGCCCATGATTCACAATTTAGTAATTAACACCCTTATCGGATTAGGAATTGATGTGATCGATTTAGGATTATCTACAACGCCAACTGTCGAAGTAGCCGTACCGTTGGAAAAAGCTGACGGCGGAATCATTTTGACAGCTTCGCATAATCCAAAACAATGGAATGCTTTAAAATTACTTAATGAAAAAGGTGAGTTTTTAAGCGGTGCTGCAGGCGAAAAAATTCTTGAAATTGCCGAAGCCGAAGCTTTTGATTTTGCAGACGTAGACAGTTTAGGTCAAATCACTGTAAATGACGCTTATATGGATATTCATATCGACGAAGTCTTGAACTTGCCTTTGGTAGATATTGAAGCTGTAAAAGCCGCAAAATTCAAAGTTGTTGTAGATGGCGTGAACTCGTCAGGAGGAATTATTATTCCAAAATTATTAGAATTAATGGGCGTTGAAGTAGTAAAATTATACTGCGAACCCAACGGACATTTTCCTCACAATCCAGAGCCTTTAAAAGAGCACTTGACAGATATTTCAGAATTGGTGGTTAAAGAAAAAGCACATTTTGGAATCGTGGTTGACCCAGACGTGGATCGCTTGGCTTTCATTAGTGAAGACGGAGAAATGTTTGGCGAAGAATATACTTTAGTAGCTGTTGCCGATTATGTTTTGAGCAAGACTCCAGGAAATACAGTGTCAAATATGTCGTCTTCCCGTGCTTTGCGTGACGTGACAAACAAACACAACGGAAGCTACGAAGCCAGCGCAGTAGGCGAGGTAAACGTGGTGGAATTGATGAAAAAGAACAATGCAATCATCGGTGGAGAAGGTAATGGTGGAATCATTTATCCAGAGTCTCATTATGGCCGTGACAGTATGGTGGGCGTGGCTTTGTTCCTAACTCATTTGGCAAACAAAAAAATGTCAGTTTCGGCTTTACGTGCTTCCTATCCGGAATATTATATGAGCAAAAACAAAATTGAATTGACACCGCAAATCGATGTTGATGCAATTCTCGTAGCGATGACTGAGAAATATAAAAACGAGGATATTACCACAATTGATGGAGTAAAAATCGATTTTGCCGAAAACTGGGTACATTTAAGAAAATCAAATACAGAACCAATTATCCGTATCTATACCGAAGCAGCAACACAACAATTGGCAGATGATTTGGCTCTTCGAATTATTGATGAAATAAAAGCAGTAGCTGGAATTTAA
- a CDS encoding acyl carrier protein phosphodiesterase has product MNFLAHIYLSGENDLIKIGNFMADGIKGKQFENYSSEIQKGIILHRFIDSYTDSHSIFRKSTKRLHEKYHHYSGVIIDVFYDHFLAKNWSNYSDETLVDFTNRFYESLKDNYDFLSERAKEIMPYMIERNWLISYQTVEGINRILTQMDSRTKNASNMRFASNELLEYYDDFELEFSTFFEDIRIQSKQKLDFLNS; this is encoded by the coding sequence ATGAACTTTCTGGCTCACATTTATTTATCCGGAGAAAATGATTTGATAAAAATCGGAAATTTTATGGCTGATGGAATCAAAGGAAAACAGTTTGAAAATTATTCCTCAGAAATTCAAAAAGGGATTATTCTGCATCGCTTTATTGATAGTTATACCGATTCTCACTCTATTTTTAGAAAAAGCACCAAACGATTGCATGAAAAATATCATCATTATTCTGGTGTAATTATAGATGTGTTTTACGATCATTTTTTGGCAAAAAACTGGAGTAATTATTCTGATGAAACTTTAGTGGATTTTACCAATCGTTTTTATGAATCTTTGAAGGATAACTATGATTTTTTATCCGAAAGAGCCAAAGAGATAATGCCTTATATGATTGAACGAAATTGGCTTATTAGTTATCAAACCGTTGAAGGAATCAACAGAATTTTGACTCAAATGGATAGTCGGACAAAAAATGCATCAAATATGCGATTTGCATCCAATGAACTTTTGGAATATTATGATGATTTTGAATTAGAATTCTCAACTTTTTTTGAAGATATAAGAATTCAATCCAAACAAAAACTTGATTTTTTAAACAGTTAG
- a CDS encoding DNA alkylation repair protein gives MNFINALEKAFAENNNSENADIMSKYMKNKFLFFGIKTDQRRQIFKNIWADNQKEVTDNPREIALILFSKKEREFHYCALEILIKKLKKKYLKEDIQLIENLIITNSWWDSVDVIAKFILGEYLLQFSAETDTVINRFSNSDNMWLNRSAILFQLGYKEKTNFDLLKLICEKHKTSTEFFIQKAIGWSLREYTKTDPETVKSYVSVANLKNLSTKEALKNL, from the coding sequence ATGAATTTCATAAACGCTCTAGAAAAAGCATTTGCAGAAAACAATAACTCTGAAAATGCTGATATTATGTCAAAATACATGAAAAACAAGTTTCTGTTTTTTGGAATAAAAACAGATCAAAGAAGACAAATTTTTAAAAATATTTGGGCAGATAATCAAAAAGAAGTAACTGACAATCCTAGAGAAATTGCTTTGATTTTATTTTCAAAAAAAGAAAGAGAATTTCATTATTGCGCCCTGGAAATTTTAATAAAAAAACTAAAGAAAAAATATTTAAAAGAAGATATTCAGTTAATAGAAAATCTCATAATTACCAATTCTTGGTGGGATAGTGTCGATGTTATAGCTAAATTCATTCTGGGAGAATATCTGTTGCAATTTTCTGCGGAAACCGATACTGTCATAAATCGTTTTTCAAACTCAGATAATATGTGGCTCAATCGAAGCGCCATTCTTTTTCAGTTGGGTTATAAAGAAAAAACAAACTTTGATTTGTTGAAATTAATCTGTGAAAAACATAAAACATCAACAGAGTTTTTTATTCAAAAAGCCATTGGTTGGTCGTTACGGGAATATACAAAAACAGATCCAGAAACAGTAAAAAGTTATGTATCAGTTGCCAATTTGAAGAATTTGAGCACGAAAGAAGCTTTGAAAAATCTATAA
- a CDS encoding chloride channel protein, with the protein MFKKFLSKIEFLLELCQSLFSPKQFIFLSSVLVGISVAIAVIILKTFAHWVFRFATYLTIRIDIFNIGLFKIMLPVIGIVLTVFVVKRFLGGTIEKGTSQILYLVAKKAGIIPRKQMYAQIMTSSLTVGLGGSAGLESPIVVTGAAFGSNYAQRYKLHYKDRTLLIGCGVAAGIGAAFNAPIAGVLFAVEVLLVDVSISAFTPIMIAAATGAIVSTIALDETILLNFTTKQTFNFHNTPYYVLLGVFTGFVAVFYARKFQKTEHFFSRLRTSDYKKAFFGASILAFLIFIFPTLFGEGYESIRTLSGSDPGQLMENTFFKGLRNNNWALLAFVGCSLLLKAFATGITLGSGGNGGNFAPSLFLGSYVGFFFSKFLNLIGLTNLPVGNFTLVGMAGILSGLFHAPLTAIFLIAEITGGYGLMVPLMIVASISFAISKRFEKHSLDVKNLAKKGHAFTSNKDSNVLSTLDTNSIIQTDYLTITPDENLEKLVDLISHSNQVIFPVVSPDNSLLGIVHFNDIREIIFNSYRVKYTLVKEIMVQPVAIVHPSNSMEIVMDKFESSQKSFLPVISDDKYYGFISKAVALDAYRAKLKSMIIE; encoded by the coding sequence ATGTTTAAAAAGTTTTTATCCAAAATAGAGTTTCTTCTGGAATTATGTCAATCTCTTTTCTCTCCAAAACAATTTATCTTTTTATCGAGTGTTTTGGTTGGAATTTCTGTTGCAATTGCTGTAATCATATTAAAAACATTTGCTCACTGGGTTTTTAGATTTGCTACTTATTTAACGATTCGTATTGATATTTTCAATATTGGTCTTTTTAAAATAATGCTACCGGTTATAGGTATCGTGTTAACCGTATTTGTTGTAAAACGTTTTTTGGGAGGAACTATAGAAAAGGGAACTTCTCAAATTTTATATTTAGTTGCAAAAAAAGCTGGTATCATCCCGAGAAAACAGATGTATGCACAAATTATGACCAGCTCGCTTACTGTAGGTTTGGGAGGTTCCGCAGGTCTTGAAAGTCCTATTGTAGTTACAGGAGCTGCATTTGGTTCTAATTATGCACAAAGGTATAAATTGCATTATAAAGATAGAACATTACTAATTGGTTGCGGAGTTGCAGCTGGAATTGGAGCGGCCTTTAATGCGCCGATAGCAGGAGTTTTATTTGCTGTTGAAGTACTGTTGGTAGATGTAAGTATCTCGGCTTTTACGCCCATAATGATTGCTGCAGCTACAGGTGCAATAGTGTCGACAATAGCTTTGGATGAAACTATTTTATTAAATTTTACAACTAAGCAAACGTTTAATTTTCATAACACGCCCTATTATGTCTTATTGGGTGTTTTTACGGGATTTGTAGCTGTATTTTATGCGCGAAAATTTCAAAAAACAGAACATTTTTTCAGTCGTTTACGAACATCTGATTACAAAAAAGCTTTTTTTGGGGCATCAATTTTAGCTTTTTTAATATTTATTTTTCCAACACTTTTTGGAGAAGGCTATGAAAGCATCCGAACACTCTCTGGAAGTGATCCGGGGCAATTGATGGAAAATACTTTTTTTAAAGGATTAAGGAACAACAATTGGGCATTATTGGCTTTTGTTGGTTGTTCTTTACTACTCAAAGCTTTTGCGACCGGAATAACTTTAGGAAGTGGCGGTAACGGTGGAAATTTTGCCCCTTCACTTTTTTTGGGGTCTTATGTTGGTTTTTTCTTTTCAAAATTCCTTAATCTGATAGGTTTAACGAATTTACCGGTTGGTAATTTTACGCTGGTGGGAATGGCAGGTATTTTGAGCGGATTATTCCACGCGCCATTAACTGCAATTTTCTTAATTGCCGAGATTACTGGAGGTTACGGCTTAATGGTTCCGCTTATGATAGTGGCTTCCATTAGCTTTGCTATTTCCAAACGATTTGAAAAACATTCCTTGGATGTCAAAAATCTAGCGAAGAAAGGTCATGCTTTTACCAGTAACAAAGATTCGAATGTGCTTTCTACATTGGATACAAACTCGATTATTCAGACAGATTATTTGACGATTACACCTGATGAAAATCTTGAAAAATTAGTGGATTTAATTTCGCATTCCAATCAGGTTATTTTTCCTGTGGTTTCTCCTGATAATAGTCTTTTGGGGATAGTTCATTTTAATGATATTCGGGAAATTATTTTTAATTCGTATCGAGTTAAATATACTTTAGTCAAAGAAATAATGGTTCAGCCTGTAGCCATTGTTCATCCTTCGAACAGTATGGAAATTGTAATGGACAAATTTGAATCTTCTCAAAAAAGTTTCCTTCCCGTAATTAGTGATGATAAATATTATGGTTTTATTTCCAAAGCCGTTGCGCTCGATGCCTACAGAGCCAAACTGAAATCGATGATTATTGAGTAA
- the uvrA gene encoding excinuclease ABC subunit UvrA yields the protein MLDTDNTIEVQGARVHNLKNIDISIPREKLVVITGLSGSGKSSLAFDTIYAEGQRRYVETFSAYARQFLGGLERPEVDKIDGLSPVIAIEQKTTSKSPRSTVGTITEIYDFLRLLYARGADAYSYNTGEKMVSYSDDQIKELIIQDFIGKRINILAPVIRARKGHYAELFQQITKQGFLKVRVNSDILDLVSGMKLDRYKTHDIEIVVDRMVIENTPDNEKRLSESINTAMHHGENVLMVLDQDTNEVRYFSRNLMCPSTGISYQNPEPNLFSFNSPKGACDSCNGLGTINQINLDKIIPNPKLSIKNGGFAPLGEYRSSWIFKQLEIIGEKFGFKITDPIETISAEAMEMILNGGKEKFAIESKVLGVTKEYKIDFEGIAHFIKTQHDESGSTTIKRWAKEFMDEVKCPTCEGSRLKKEANYFRINKKSISELCDMDISDLTAWFLDLDHHLSDKQKRIATEVIKEIKDRLAFLMNVGLDYLALSRSSKSLSGGEAQRIRLATQIGSQLVGVLYILDEPSIGLHQRDNEKLIHSLEQLRDIGNSVIVVEHDKDMIERADYVIDIGPKAGKYGGEIISIGTPKETLESDTITAQYLNGKMKLEIPSTRREGNGKFLKLTGATGNNLKNVSIELPLGKMLCVTGVSGSGKSTLINETLYPILNAHYFNGVKIPMPYKKIEGLEHIDKVIDIDQSPIGRTPRSNPATYTEVFTEIRNLFTMTSESMIRGYKAGRFSFNVKGGRCETCEGSGVRTIEMNFLPDVYVECETCQGKRFNRETLEIRYKGKSISDVLNMTVDEAVPFFENIPKIYRKIKTIQDVGLGYITLGQQSTTLSGGEAQRIKLAGELSKKDTGNTFYILDEPTTGLHFEDIRVLMDVINKLVDKGNTILIIEHNMDVIKLADYIIDIGPEGGKGGGQLVAKGTPEEIVKNKKSYTAQFLKKELS from the coding sequence ATGTTAGATACAGACAATACGATTGAAGTTCAGGGCGCACGCGTTCACAATCTAAAAAATATAGATATTTCTATTCCTCGCGAAAAACTGGTAGTTATTACAGGGCTTTCGGGTTCGGGCAAATCATCATTGGCATTTGATACTATTTATGCCGAGGGACAACGTCGATATGTAGAAACATTTTCGGCTTACGCGAGACAATTTCTTGGCGGATTGGAACGTCCGGAAGTCGATAAAATTGACGGACTCTCCCCTGTTATCGCAATCGAACAAAAAACGACCAGCAAAAGTCCTCGTTCTACAGTAGGCACCATTACAGAAATTTATGATTTTCTGCGATTGCTTTATGCTCGTGGTGCAGATGCCTACAGTTATAATACGGGCGAAAAAATGGTTTCCTACTCGGATGACCAAATCAAAGAACTAATTATTCAGGATTTCATTGGAAAGCGAATTAATATTCTTGCTCCGGTTATCAGAGCCAGAAAAGGACATTATGCCGAACTTTTTCAGCAAATTACCAAACAAGGATTCCTGAAGGTTCGTGTTAATAGCGATATTTTGGACTTGGTTTCGGGTATGAAATTAGATCGTTACAAGACTCATGATATTGAAATCGTTGTTGATAGAATGGTCATTGAGAACACTCCTGACAATGAAAAACGTTTATCCGAAAGTATCAATACGGCGATGCATCACGGAGAAAATGTATTGATGGTTCTTGATCAGGATACGAATGAAGTACGTTATTTTAGTAGAAATTTGATGTGTCCAAGTACCGGAATATCCTATCAAAATCCGGAACCCAATTTGTTTTCTTTCAACTCCCCAAAAGGAGCCTGTGATAGTTGCAACGGATTGGGAACGATAAATCAAATCAATCTAGATAAAATCATTCCGAATCCTAAATTATCAATAAAAAATGGTGGATTTGCGCCTTTGGGCGAATACAGATCATCGTGGATTTTTAAGCAGTTGGAAATTATTGGTGAGAAATTTGGCTTTAAAATAACCGACCCTATCGAAACTATTTCTGCAGAAGCAATGGAAATGATTTTGAATGGAGGAAAAGAAAAATTTGCAATTGAATCTAAAGTTTTAGGTGTTACCAAAGAATACAAAATCGACTTCGAGGGTATAGCTCATTTTATAAAAACCCAGCATGATGAAAGTGGCTCAACCACAATCAAGCGTTGGGCCAAGGAATTTATGGACGAAGTAAAATGTCCTACCTGCGAAGGTTCAAGATTAAAAAAAGAAGCAAATTATTTTAGAATAAATAAAAAAAGCATATCCGAGTTGTGTGATATGGATATTTCGGATTTGACAGCTTGGTTTTTGGATTTAGACCATCATTTATCTGATAAACAAAAAAGAATAGCGACTGAAGTTATCAAGGAAATCAAAGATCGTTTAGCTTTCCTAATGAATGTAGGTTTGGATTATTTGGCTTTGAGCCGAAGTTCCAAATCGCTTTCGGGTGGAGAAGCTCAACGCATTCGATTGGCGACACAAATCGGTTCGCAGCTAGTGGGTGTTTTATATATTTTGGACGAGCCGAGTATTGGTCTGCACCAAAGGGATAACGAAAAATTGATTCATTCTTTGGAGCAATTGCGGGATATAGGCAATTCGGTTATTGTGGTTGAACACGACAAAGACATGATTGAACGTGCCGATTATGTAATAGACATCGGTCCAAAAGCCGGTAAATATGGAGGCGAAATCATAAGTATTGGAACTCCGAAAGAAACTTTGGAATCCGATACGATTACTGCTCAATATTTGAATGGAAAAATGAAATTGGAAATTCCATCAACACGTCGTGAAGGAAATGGCAAATTCCTAAAACTAACCGGTGCTACAGGAAATAATCTGAAAAATGTTTCGATTGAATTACCTTTGGGTAAAATGTTGTGCGTTACAGGTGTTTCCGGCAGCGGTAAATCGACATTGATTAACGAGACCCTATACCCTATTTTGAACGCGCATTATTTTAATGGTGTTAAAATTCCGATGCCTTATAAAAAAATAGAAGGTTTGGAACATATCGATAAAGTGATTGATATCGATCAAAGTCCGATTGGAAGAACACCTCGTTCGAATCCTGCCACATACACCGAAGTTTTTACCGAAATAAGAAACTTGTTTACGATGACTTCTGAAAGTATGATTCGAGGATACAAAGCGGGACGTTTTAGTTTTAATGTAAAAGGTGGTCGATGCGAAACCTGCGAAGGCTCTGGAGTGCGCACGATCGAAATGAACTTTTTGCCTGATGTTTATGTAGAATGCGAAACCTGTCAGGGGAAGCGTTTTAACAGAGAAACGCTAGAAATTCGATATAAAGGAAAATCCATTTCGGATGTGTTGAATATGACGGTAGACGAAGCCGTTCCATTCTTTGAAAACATTCCAAAAATATACCGAAAAATAAAAACGATTCAGGATGTTGGTTTGGGTTACATCACGCTGGGACAACAAAGTACAACTCTTTCGGGAGGTGAAGCGCAACGTATTAAACTGGCGGGAGAATTGTCTAAAAAAGATACCGGAAACACTTTTTATATTCTTGATGAACCCACAACAGGTTTGCATTTTGAAGATATTCGGGTATTGATGGACGTGATTAACAAATTGGTAGACAAAGGGAATACCATTTTGATTATCGAACACAATATGGATGTTATCAAACTTGCCGATTATATCATCGATATT